The genomic interval CCAATTAGGAATGGGGTGCAACTATCAGCAAGAATTAATTGAATTACTTTGTCTTGTTTCTCGTTTGTCATTGTTAATTTGTGATTGATTGGCAGGAGCAGATATTATAAGATTAATTTCTTCAGATTGCTCAtgccttttttctttgtcattttggaatgttgtctgagctggcataaacaataataaatgtttccttaagtttaacatttgttttgaagcGACCAGCTTCAGCAGTCAGCGTTCACACAAGAATTTTTTCTGAACTGGCTTTGCTTTGAATAAATCAAGCAGATCCAGGATTCGTTTGTTAATAAAACAGCCCttcaaacatgataaaaaacatgtattttccaAAAGTAGACACCAGCATCACTTCCTGTCAGCTGAGGTTTGAAGACACGACTCttgtagtaaaataaacatgcagAACACCACGCTTTGGAGGCTTTTTATTTCAGTGTAGTTGGACAAGCTGTTCTGGATCCAGAACAGACGGTACGCTCCACTGGTGCAGGCAGGCTGCTCATCAGACACACGTCCAGATTCCTGCCTTTTTTCCATGTACCATCTTTCCCAAAATCCAGAAATAGTGTCCTGGAGAAGTTCTTCTACTGATTGTTAGTATgaatttataacttaaaatcaCCAACTTCTTTTTTGTCCCTGCAGTGATAAACGGTAGGCTCCAAAATGTGTCACCAATgctctgttgttttttattgaacagCTTTAAGCGCGAATATGAACTTGAGAACAAACATGCAACAcaatcaaaaaaaggaaacccaTGTGGATCACTATGACAAGGAGACCAGCCAACACTGTTCAATCACAGACTACATCCTGCTTTAGAAATGTGCAGAGGCAGACATGATCAGGGTCAGTCTAGtggacaaaaacattgtttctacGGTAAAAGCTGAAGTTTCATGAGACAGTATGGAGTTCGGAGGTTGTGTGGATTCTCTGCAGCTGGGATCCAGAGACTTGGCTGTACAGGGGCGTGTGTGCTCAGGGTCGGCACCGCTGGATGAATCGTGGGTACAGACAGACGTCTCTGATGTGATGTCGGTTCAGCAGCCAGGTTAGGAAGCGGTCCAGACCCAGGCCGTACCCCCCATGAGGACATGTTCCGTACTTCCTCTGGAACACAGAGGAGTAGAGGTTCAGATTCATCCCCATCAGACAATATTCAACCCCTCTACATACTCCATGAGTATTTGATTTAGATCTTGCGCAGATACACATAAACACATGAAGAGTTGAGATGCTGATACCTGGTCAGTGTACCAGTAGTAGGGAGTTGGGTCTATTCCCTCCCTCTTGTAcccatccagcagctcatcagAGTCCCAGATACGCATCGAGCCTCCCACTATCTCTCCGACGTTCGGCATCAACACGTCGACCTGCAGAGCAAAAGACTCCAGTAACTCAACTTCTCTCACATCGTCCAGAGTCCTTGCAGGCCCATCTTCCATACCGACTCGGTGAGGCGCCTGTCCTCTGGACAGCGCTGCATGTAGAAGGACTTGATCTCTGCTGGGAAGCGACACAGCAGGATGGTCTCGTTGATGGTATCGGTCATCAGCCTCTCTGGGGCCTCTGGGATGTCCTGAGAAATTGGCAAGTGCAGGGCAGAACTTTTAGACtacacaaagaaaataatatctaatattttttagtaaattaggaaaaaggacaatttttcattttctttcttatgATCTTTGCATTGGCAGACTTGAAGTATCTGTAAAGCCACAGCTGCATGGGCTTCActcctaaaataaaaagcagcataAAGAACTGTGCCCTCTGCTGGTGTACCTGAGAGTTGCAGCCGGTGCACCTCTGAGGTAGGGTTGGGCATCGATATTCGGTTtgaagtaggaaccgttatgatttacaTGGGTGTACTGAAAtggaaagaagctgctgcaaacggttCCTAATATCAgtgcttagtttcattgaaggtctatttctcttaggacatgtcaatcacttctactctgtttgatgttgaagttctagccaatcttTCTGGCCTTCCTTGTGATAGAAGGTGGGTTCATAAGGGGCGAGTACGACAGTGTACGCCGCACAGCGCTGggatgtctggctgcatttcacggCAGGTCACAAAGTTTGACACGTCACTGccaatcagccaatcaggaactcagctttgggcacatgacatTTTCGGTGACCCGATCagcgggtaaaatactaatcaaATACGAGCGTGCCTCCtggacttcagcggagctcgcccGATATACCCGGAGAGACCCGTCGCGGTCAGCCTGCTGATAAAATGATTGGTGCATGTTTGATCCCCACCTCTCCAAACTCATAGTAGGAGCCGTCGTCCTTCTTGATGTCGTGCTCTTTGAGCCACTCGATGGCCTCGGTGTAGTTCATTCTCTTGAATGGCCTTTTCGGGGGTTCAAAGTTCTGAAAAGAGTGTACTGTAAGGTTCCAGAAAGCCGTTTAGAAGCAGAACCCTTCGGATGTTGGCAGAACTCTCACGCACCGGGTTGATGTCGTACAGCAGCTGCCCAGCGGGGGACTTGAGCACTCGGTCCACAACGTCACACACCAGGTCCTCTAGTCTGTTCAGCAGGTCATCAAAGCTGATGAAGGGACACTCCGCCTCTATGTGAGTGTATCTGCACAGACAAGAAGACTCGTGCCATTCCCCCTACACACACAACACACCATAGCACCAATAGCTGCTGGCATTCCAGTGGCTATGGGGATccttaataaacaaacatatgAGGCCATCCAGAGAAAGTTGGAACCTCTACAggaatgactttaaaactggaTTGGAATGTTTCATCCAAACACCTTTTTATTGATCCATTTGGTGTTCCTcaactcttgtgctatcttatggggtaaagatgacccaagccttacagtgacatgttatccatcccatgacaaagcACAATGAATCATGGGACGCGTGAATGGCTAACTGAAAACAACACTTAGAAATGAGGATGTTCTAAAACGTTTGAGTGCTATAGTTTAAATCATTTCCTTTTATTGTGTGCATCACTACAGGGATTCTCAACAGCTTCTGACACAAATCAAAGTAACCTTTAAAGCCGTTGGATCTCCCTTTAGGGTGTGTTTTCATGGTGTGAAGGGGAACAGATGCTGCCGGAGTGCTGATGGAGTGTGCTGACGGTCTGAGCACAGGACTCACTCGGCCAGGTGTCTGCGGGTGCGAGACTGCTCGGCCCGGTAAGACTGGGCGATGCAGAAGGTGTCGCCCAGCGCTGGTATGCAGGTCTCCAGGTAGAGCTGGGAGGACTGAGTCAGGTACGCCTCCTCGCCAAAGTAGTTGAGGTTAAACAGCGTGGAGCCGCCTTCCACCTGAGTCTGCACCAAGGTGGGAGGAGTGATCTGCACACAGCAGAAGGAGAACTGCAGTTTCCAGATCAGGAATCTGATGGTCTTTTAGAGTCAAACCTAAAACTTCCAAAAAAAGGAGTGGTAACAAGCAGTAATTCTTAACTAGTAACTAAATGCATTTCTCCACAGTTAACTAACTCTGTAATAGTGGTTTAACTACTGGTTTCTATTGAAGTACTGCAGGTATTCTTTAGCAGACAGATCCTTCTGTCTCATCATTCAAAGACTTGAATGAAACTCTCAGAGGTTCAGATGGAGGTTTTACATGCTCGTGCCTAAAACCTCACATTTCCTGTTagacctcctgctgctgcaaTAGTCAAAGTTCtgctttgatctattttttttcttatcactACAGCTGCCTGAATGAACAGAGCTGCTGTGCCCAAACCTCGTAGTATCCTCGGCTAAAGAAATGGTCCCTGAAGCACTGGGTCACCGTGGATCGCACTCGCAGGATCTTGGAGACGTTCTCCCCTCTGATCAGCATGTGTCTGTTGTTGAGCTGGACATCCACGTCCGACTCCTCGTTCAGCAGGTTGTCGGCTCCGCCTGCCGGGGCTAATCCTATCAGCTCCCAGAAGTCGCAGTGCAGCTCGTGGCCACCAGGTGCCTGGCAGAGGAGAGGCGCACTGACTGAACACATGTTCCTGGAGCAAGGTTGATCCACCTTCTATGCCTTTACAGCCAAACATGTGCAGGAACACTTCATTCACAAGTGAAAAGCTGTTTTCAGATGTGTGGGCAGTGGCCATCTGCCTGCAAATGAGGTCTGTACAGATTCTCAGCAGACATTTACCTGCTTCCCCTCAGGAACAGCAGTGATAGTCCCATACAGAACTACAGAGCTCTCTGTGGACAACATCAAGCCGTTGTAGCACTGGcactgaaaaagacaaacacaaggagatgcttttcatcattttgcacatttaaacaaaaatacctcatgaaaaaaaatgaatgagatctgcaTCTGCTCCATTTAAATCCACAATTCAACAgcacacatttttcaaagtcaatttttatatttgaatatgttttaaaacctttattaaAAATTTCACAGCCTTACCACAGAAAGGATATTCCATTCCCGTATTTATAGTAAAACTTCATGCAATGTTTGAATTTTCTTCAGGGAAAACCTATATGCTTAACTGAAGAGGGTCTGACTCCTTTACATGCAACTAAAGTGTGCATGAAGGTGAAACGACTGGTAATTTACAAGAAACATGAAGGATCAATTATGAACTTTAGTCTGAGCTCCATGAAAGCATATTAGATTCACGGTAAAGTCCTAAGCCTTCCATCATCACTACAGCACACATGGTTAGAATAATGCCACCGCACGGTGACTAATGTGCTGTGATAGATGGTCAAGTGGGCCATGATAGATAGTCAGGTGGGCTGTGAAAGATGCTGAGGTGTGTCATGGTAGATTGTCAGGCGTGCTGTGAAAGATTGTCAGGTGAGTCATGACAGACAGTCAAGTGAGCCCTAAAAGATGCTAAGGTGTGCCGTGATAGATGGTCAGGCGTGCCGTGAAAGATTGTCAGGTGGGCCATGACAGACGGTCAGGTGAGCCATGACAGACGGTCAGGTGTGCCGTGAAAGATACTGAGGTTTGCCGTGATAGATGTTCAGGTGAGCCGTGAAAGATACTGAGGTACGCTGTGATAGATGGTCAAGTGTGCCGTGAGAAATAGTCAGGTGTGCCGTAAAAGATGCTGAGGTGTGCCGTGAAAGATAATCAGacaggagaaaaataaacaaaactactACAGCTATTAGAATAAATGCAGAAGAGATCCGGGAGGGACTGGTATGTCATTAATACAGACTATAgagcttctcttttttttacattttcaataaacaATTACTATTTAAcagcaaataaaacatgttcCTACATAATTTAACACAAACTACAGGAAGAATTAGTCAGTGATGTGAAACATCAAAGAAGCAACAAAGCCGTACCAGTTTATCAGACAGGACACACTGCAGGAAACCTGTTCCATCTCTCAGAACGATGAACATCAGGTTCTTCCCTGCAGGACACAAAGCTTGCAGGTCAAAGAGGCGAGTATGTTTACAGAATTCTAaacatcccagccagcaaggccaagtgggcccatatggtttaaaattaGGAAAAGAAGGTGGTGCCCAATTGGTTTTGTCCGCCgtttctgtgtttgcccactttGGCTttagtggacactcagtgggttggcttgcTACACTAACCAGCCGCCCAGTGAACACCGTAGGGTGCAAGCAAGTTCCGCTGTAGCGTACTAGCGGCTCCTCTATAGCATGCTGGTGGGTTCTTTTGTAGCAAGTTAGCGAGCTTTaatatagcatgctagcgagctccgctataGCATTCTAATAGCTCCTCTGTAGAAtactagtgagctcttctgtagcaagctagtgagtgCCTCTGTAGCATACTAGCAGGGTCCTCTGTATTGAGTTACCGGCTAAGCTAGCGATCTCCATTGTCCACTAGGTGGCTGAACAGtttagcaagctaacccactgagttccCACTTAAGCCAAGGtagggccaccacagaaactgcggacaaaatcaattggggcccacatggCCTTGCTGCCTGGGAATCGGTTATTTCCCTCACCCTGTCTCCTGAGGCGATGCACCCATCCGAACACTTTCACTCTCTGACCCCTCTTTTCCTCCAGGTGCCGGATTTTAACCTGCAAACAGAGAAGAGAAAGCACTTTATTCTGACCTTGAATTTGTGAACAAACATAGCCTGAGCAGataacactaaaaaaagttatcaggctatttaatttaattagacTAAACTGAGTTTACCATGTTTTATTGCATCTTTCAAAGCTTAATCCATGTCATTGGAACTTGATGGACctttttaaccctcgtgctctcttatagggtccagatgaccccacccttacattgaggtgttagcccttccatgacaaaggtggacaagacttaatatctgtcattggacaccaataaagatcgacaatcattgaaaaaaaagttcagcacagtGTCTCGTGgggcccagatgaccccagttttaaatataaacaagccttggagagtggaagggttaagcaaaaaataaaaactaaatccaAATCTACTAAATGGTTCTTCAAAACCCTTTGTCAGATGGGTGTCTGTACTGATGGTAACTCCCAAGACGCGATAAAAGGTATGAGAGtacttttcaatttttaaatgtttatggaAGTTATGGTAAACTTCTAAAACAGCTTGTAAGAGgttcaaaaattataaaatatactGTTAAAGGTGGTTATACAAAATACTGTAAGTTTGCTATGTAG from Oryzias melastigma strain HK-1 linkage group LG12, ASM292280v2, whole genome shotgun sequence carries:
- the nars1 gene encoding asparagine--tRNA ligase, cytoplasmic translates to MSSDITKGVEHLSVGELYVSDKCGSDQDGDGSEQKPFKTPLKALLFAGKEPFPTIYVDSQKDGERWAVISKTQMKNAKKAFNREQLKSDAKEKKEAEDVERREKNLEDAKKITIENDPSLPVPETVKIRHLEEKRGQRVKVFGWVHRLRRQGKNLMFIVLRDGTGFLQCVLSDKLCQCYNGLMLSTESSVVLYGTITAVPEGKQAPGGHELHCDFWELIGLAPAGGADNLLNEESDVDVQLNNRHMLIRGENVSKILRVRSTVTQCFRDHFFSRGYYEITPPTLVQTQVEGGSTLFNLNYFGEEAYLTQSSQLYLETCIPALGDTFCIAQSYRAEQSRTRRHLAEYTHIEAECPFISFDDLLNRLEDLVCDVVDRVLKSPAGQLLYDINPNFEPPKRPFKRMNYTEAIEWLKEHDIKKDDGSYYEFGEDIPEAPERLMTDTINETILLCRFPAEIKSFYMQRCPEDRRLTESVDVLMPNVGEIVGGSMRIWDSDELLDGYKREGIDPTPYYWYTDQRKYGTCPHGGYGLGLDRFLTWLLNRHHIRDVCLYPRFIQRCRP